One genomic region from Flagellimonas oceani encodes:
- a CDS encoding NAD(P)/FAD-dependent oxidoreductase codes for MEHIVIIGNGIAGVTASRHIRKLSDKRITIVSAESEYFFSRTALMYVYMGHMKFEHTQPYENHFWKKNRIALVHGYVTKVNTEEKLLHINGAPDLNYDKLIIATGSKPNKFGWPGQDLDGVQGLYSKQDLELLEENAPNNTVCKRAVIVGGGLIGIELAEMLRTRNIPVTFLVREKSFWNSVLPSGESEMINEHIREHHIDLRLGVSLKEINPDENGRVRSVTLETEEEIECNLVGLTAGVTPNIDFLKDSGIDLGRGVKVNRFLETNVEDVYAIGDCAEQHKAIGNRRPVEAVWYTGRMMGEALAQTICGNRMAYNPGHWFNSAKFLDIEYQTYGWVFPERKKKENEAHFHWRHPKEKICITIAFDKHSETLLGINTFGIRLRHEIFDRWLSENKTIDFVMEHLIDANFDPEFYKNFESQIVSKYNSDFGKSIKLKKKNLKRIFQLG; via the coding sequence ATGGAACACATCGTTATTATCGGAAATGGAATTGCAGGTGTTACCGCTTCAAGGCACATCCGAAAGCTTTCCGACAAAAGAATCACCATTGTTTCGGCAGAATCTGAATACTTTTTTTCCAGAACGGCTTTGATGTACGTGTACATGGGCCACATGAAGTTTGAGCACACCCAGCCCTACGAGAACCATTTTTGGAAGAAGAACCGGATAGCATTGGTTCATGGCTACGTCACCAAGGTAAATACGGAAGAAAAACTGCTTCACATTAATGGTGCGCCAGACCTCAACTACGATAAACTGATCATTGCCACAGGCTCCAAACCCAACAAATTCGGATGGCCGGGGCAGGATTTGGATGGCGTTCAAGGACTCTACTCCAAACAGGATTTGGAATTGTTGGAAGAAAATGCCCCAAACAACACCGTTTGCAAACGTGCCGTCATAGTAGGTGGTGGATTGATTGGGATTGAATTGGCAGAAATGCTCCGAACCAGAAATATTCCCGTTACTTTTTTGGTTCGAGAGAAGAGTTTTTGGAACAGCGTGTTGCCTTCGGGCGAATCGGAAATGATCAACGAACATATTCGGGAACATCATATTGATTTGCGCTTGGGGGTTTCGCTGAAGGAAATCAACCCCGATGAAAACGGAAGGGTAAGATCCGTGACATTGGAAACTGAAGAAGAAATTGAATGTAATTTGGTCGGGTTGACGGCCGGCGTTACACCGAATATTGATTTTCTCAAAGATTCGGGCATCGATTTGGGCCGTGGCGTAAAAGTGAATCGTTTTTTAGAGACCAACGTTGAAGATGTGTATGCCATTGGTGATTGTGCGGAACAGCACAAAGCTATCGGTAACAGAAGACCCGTTGAAGCGGTTTGGTACACGGGGCGGATGATGGGCGAAGCGCTGGCCCAAACCATTTGCGGCAACCGTATGGCATACAATCCCGGACACTGGTTCAACTCCGCCAAATTTCTGGACATTGAGTACCAAACCTATGGTTGGGTGTTCCCAGAGAGAAAGAAAAAAGAAAACGAAGCCCATTTCCATTGGAGGCATCCCAAAGAAAAAATTTGCATCACCATTGCTTTTGATAAGCATTCCGAAACGCTATTGGGCATCAACACCTTTGGCATTCGTTTACGCCACGAAATTTTTGACAGATGGCTCAGTGAAAATAAAACTATCGATTTTGTAATGGAACATCTTATCGACGCCAATTTTGACCCAGAATTCTATAAGAACTTTGAATCGCAGATCGTATCCAAATACAATTCCGATTTTGGAAAATCCATCAAACTGAAAAAGAAAAACCTAAAACGCATCTTCCAATTGGGTTGA